The following are encoded in a window of Lampris incognitus isolate fLamInc1 chromosome 15, fLamInc1.hap2, whole genome shotgun sequence genomic DNA:
- the si:ch211-245h14.1 gene encoding uncharacterized protein si:ch211-245h14.1 isoform X1, with translation MSVLLREIGRIYPHAATEFERFGIITDTEIQSLSREDLNELFGGRQNFKMRKAIHELINKQKPIDLQLKELKALIRHESLKDALGENGFLCNYLFIIRDLKNQMDKAQTFFDAHIDLMEEYANKKTSKSVKDGPSGRSIAVMDNTTQTDDRPQETQVHTLAKQDSSISKSSQRHVGSVPGASSATKLREVKFQSVVSGETFGSHQTILDRVRNKGGLKLVEANGSQDCQIIIVFCPVLSRIMSDVYNAMENIPDDKPVILVLMHHTHNVSCIVPMMSASRKSFKMVLAVNVLYHETAHGLLNCARNDAAVSEMLRLGHCALEHGLALVGKHPDGKWTCGEAENVNHALMECTNYHTERSLMQADLSEIGVIDHSLKSICATLRNNRNCY, from the exons GGTTTGGCATCATCACTGATACGGAGATCCAGTCGCTGAGCAGAGAAGATCTGAATGAACTGTTCGGTGGCCGTCAGAATTTTAAAATGAGAAAGGCCATCCACGAATTAATAAACAAACAG AAGCCAATTGATCTGCAGTTAAAGGAACTCAAGGCTCTCATTCGACATGAGTCTTTGAAGG ATGCTTTAGGTGAGAATGGGTTCCTGTGTAACTACCTCTTCATCATAAGGGACTTGAAGAACCAAATGGACAAAGCCCAGACATTCTTTGATGCTCATATTGATCTAATGGAGGAATATGCCAATAAGAAAACATCCAAGTCAGTCAAAG ATGGTCCCTCAGGCAGAAGTATTGCTGTAATGGACAACACAACCCAAACTGATGACCGTCCTCAAGAAACACAAG TTCATACCTTGGCGAAGCAGGACAGCAGCATCTCTAAGTCATCACAGAGACATGTGGGATCTGTTCCAGGGGCTTCTTCTGCCACTAAACTGAGAGAAG TGAAGTTCCAGTCTGTTGTAAGTGGTGAAACCTTTGGCAGTCATCAAACCATATTGGACCGCGTGAGAAATAAGGGTGGGCTTAAACTGGTCGAGGCCAATGGAAGCCAGGATTGCCAGATCATCATTGTCTTCTGTCCAGTGCTGTCACGCATTATGTCAGATGTGTATAATGCCATGGAAAACATTCCAG ATGATAAACCAGTCATTCTTGTGCTGATGCATCACACACACAACGTCTCCTGCATTGTCCCCATGATGTCTGCATCACGAAAAAGCTTTAAAATGGTGTTGGCTGTCAACGTGCTCTACCATGAGACAGCGCATGGATTACTAAATTGTGCAAGGAATGATGCGGCAGTCTCTGAAAT GCTAAGACTGGGTCACTGTGCACTGGAACATGGGCTGGCACTGGTTGGTAAGCACCCGGATGGGAAATGGACCTGTGGAGAGGCAGAAAATGTGAATCACGCTTTGATGGAATGCACCAACTATCACACAGAGAGAAGCCTCATGCAAGCAGACCTGTCAGAAATTGGAGTTATAGATCATTCATTGAAATCAATATGCGCAACATTGCGAAACAACAGGAACTGTTATTAA
- the si:ch211-245h14.1 gene encoding uncharacterized protein si:ch211-245h14.1 isoform X2: MSVLLREIGRIYPHAATEFERFGIITDTEIQSLSREDLNELFGGRQNFKMRKAIHELINKQKPIDLQLKELKALIRHESLKDALGENGFLCNYLFIIRDLKNQMDKAQTFFDAHIDLMEEYANKKTSKSVKDGPSGRSIAVMDNTTQTDDRPQETQVHTLAKQDSSISKSSQRHVGSVPGASSATKLREVKFQSVVSGETFGSHQTILDRVRNKGGLKLVEANGSQDCQIIIVFCPVLSRIMSDVYNAMENIPG; this comes from the exons GGTTTGGCATCATCACTGATACGGAGATCCAGTCGCTGAGCAGAGAAGATCTGAATGAACTGTTCGGTGGCCGTCAGAATTTTAAAATGAGAAAGGCCATCCACGAATTAATAAACAAACAG AAGCCAATTGATCTGCAGTTAAAGGAACTCAAGGCTCTCATTCGACATGAGTCTTTGAAGG ATGCTTTAGGTGAGAATGGGTTCCTGTGTAACTACCTCTTCATCATAAGGGACTTGAAGAACCAAATGGACAAAGCCCAGACATTCTTTGATGCTCATATTGATCTAATGGAGGAATATGCCAATAAGAAAACATCCAAGTCAGTCAAAG ATGGTCCCTCAGGCAGAAGTATTGCTGTAATGGACAACACAACCCAAACTGATGACCGTCCTCAAGAAACACAAG TTCATACCTTGGCGAAGCAGGACAGCAGCATCTCTAAGTCATCACAGAGACATGTGGGATCTGTTCCAGGGGCTTCTTCTGCCACTAAACTGAGAGAAG TGAAGTTCCAGTCTGTTGTAAGTGGTGAAACCTTTGGCAGTCATCAAACCATATTGGACCGCGTGAGAAATAAGGGTGGGCTTAAACTGGTCGAGGCCAATGGAAGCCAGGATTGCCAGATCATCATTGTCTTCTGTCCAGTGCTGTCACGCATTATGTCAGATGTGTATAATGCCATGGAAAACATTCCAG GCTAA